The genome window TGGATTCATCCGAATTCGACCGGGGCGGCCAGGTCGATCCCGGCTATAGCGGACGCTCATCGCTGACCATGCTGTTTGCGCGTGAAGCGATTGATTTGTGCGCGCGCTTCCTGATGCGTACATACAAGGACGGTGCCGATACCGAGGCACGTATAGGTATGGCTTACGCCAGCCACTATGCGGCCCTGTCATATGGCGGCGCGGGTTTGAATGCGGTGCACGGCATTGCCTACGCGGTAGCAGGCCTGACGCATGCGACGCATGGCAGTACCAATGCAGTGATGTTGCCTTATGTGCTGGATGCTTTGCGTAGCGTGCGTGCTACCGAATTGCTGGAAGTCGCGCGCCTGTTCGGCATTGATACGAAAGACCCGGCGGCCGCTGTGCGCCAACTGCCGGTCTTGATCCGCGACTTGATCGGACAACTCGGCATCCCGACTACCTTGCGTGAATTCGGCGTCGGCCATGAACACCTGGCCGGCCTGACACGGGACGCACTGGCTGTTACCCGCCTGGCAAAAGCTTTCCCGGTGGCGGATGTGCCTGGCACTTACGAACGCATCATTGAAGCAGCGTGGCACGGCAAGCTGGGAGAGTGAAATCCCCGGATTCGAGGGCGTAGATTGTAATGCATGCCGGCTGGAATAATAGTTCGCCAGCTATATAGTGATTAAATGGGGCAAGGTGGCAACGCGCCGCCTTGCCCTGTTTGCTATGGTGCTAGGATTCCACGCACTGCTAAATGAAGCGCCCTGCCAATGGCGGTGTTTCTTATGGAATCTTATGCGCATGCCTGTCGTTGTTTACATCCTCGGATTGACGATTTTTTCGTTAACCACTTCCGAATTCATGGTGGCCGGCATGATGCCGTCGCTGACCCAGGCTTTCGGTGTCTCGGTAACGCAAATCGGTTACCTGATTTCCTTTTATGCAATCGGCATGGTGATAGGTGGACCGGTGCTGACGGTCGGCTTGCTCAAGCTGCGCGTATCCAATAAAAAAGCCCTGCTCTGCCTGTTGCTACTTTATGCACTGGCACAGGCAGTCGCTGCCGCATCCAACAGTTACGACATCATGGCGGGTGCGCGCTTTGTCACCGGCGTGGCTGCCGCCGCCTGCTTTGGCGCATCGCTGGCAATTTGTGGTGAAGTGGTTGCCGTCGGATCGCGTGCACGTGCGGCGTCTATCGTGGTCGGCGGTTTGATGCTGGCGAATGTAGTCGGTGTGCCTGCTGCTACCCTTATCGATCAGTACTGGGGTTGGCGCGCGAGTTTCTGGCTGGTGGTGATGCTGGTTGCGGTGTGTAGCTTGCTGATTATTTTCATGGTGCCACGTTCACACGCTGCGGCCGCGCCCAGCCTGGATGCAGAACTGGCGGAATTCAAAAAACCTGCCTTGTGGGCCGCCTACCTCACCAGTGGTCTTATCATCGGCGCGGCTTTCGCAGCCTTCAGTTACTTCGCACCTATCCTGACCGAGGTCACGGGTTTTGGCGCAGCTGCGATTCCATGGTTGCTCGCACTGTATGGCGTGGCGAATGTGATCGGCAATATGGTCATAGGTCGCTATGCGGATAAATACACTTTTCCGATCCTGGGTTGGGGTTTGGCAGGGCTGGCTACGGCGCTGGCCGTGTTTGCCCTTTTTGCACAAAACCAAATCATTAGTGTGCTGGCATTGATCGTCGTCGGCCTGATTGGTGTAGCGCTGAACCCGGCGATGATTTCACGCATCCTGAAAGTCGCGCATCCGGGTGCACTGGTGCACACCATGCATTCTTCCGTGATCAATATGGGATTGGGGCTGGGTTCCTGGCTCGGCGGCCTCGGTATTGCAGCCGGCTATGGCTTGCGCTCACCCTTGTGGCTCGGGTTTGCGCTGGCCATGGCCGGCTTGCTGAGTGTGTTGCCTTACTTGAAGAGTGTGCCGCGGCGTGCGCCTTAGGTACCCTTGATGATTTTCATCGTCGCCGCATCCGCTTCTGCTTGCGCCAGCGTTCCTTCAAACACAATCTCACCACGTTCGATTACATACAGGCGATCGGCAAAAGGCGGCAAGTGGTAGAAGTTGGATTCGGCCAGCAGCACTCCACGTCCCTGTTTCAGGATGCTTTGCAAACCTTCGCTGATGGTCGGGATGATGGCCGGCGACAACCCTTCGAAAGCCTCATCCAGCAACAGGAGTTCAGGATCCAGTGCGAGTGCGCGGGCGATCGAAACCATCTTGCGTTCGCCGCCGGATAACTGTTGCCCACCGCGATGCAGGTATTGCTTGAGCTTGGGGAAGACCGCATACGCTTCGTCGATCCGTTCCTGCGCACTGCGGGCCGATTTGCGTGTCCAGGTCGGCAGCGCGATATTGTCTTCAACCGTGAGGTCGCCGAATACATCGCTGCCCTCGGGCGTATAGCCGAGGCCGAGTTCGACGATCTTGTGCGTTTGCATGCCATTGATCGCATTGTTCTTCCATTTGATCGCACCGGATTTCAGTGCCTGGAAACCCATGATGGAACGGAAGGTTGTGGATTTGCCGGCACCATTCCGGCCGACCAGGCACACCAGTTCGCCCGGATTGATGCGCATCGAGATATCGCGCAGGACCGGATTGCCGGCCAGGATGACATTGACGTTTTCAAGTGCGAGGGACATCAGTGCGCTCCTTTGCCGACGACGATGGATACGACTTCTTCATTGGCAAAAAACTCATCGCGCGGCAAGTCGGCAATTTTCTTGCCGCCCTGCATGGCAACGATGCGTGTCGAATAGCGCGATACCAGATCCATATCGTGTTCTACCAGCATGATTGCTTCAATTCCCATATGTTTGGCGGCACGTAACAGGGTTTCCATGACGCCATGTTTATCGGCAGTGGAAACACCGGCGGTCGGTTCATCCAGCAGCATGACTTTCGGATGCAGTGCAAAGGCACTCGCGACATCGAGCAGCTTGCGGCGACCATGCGGCAAACTGCCGCCCTTGGTATCCAGCCATGGTGACAGGCCGAAAGCATCGGCAGTACGCACCACGATATCGTTGATCTTGCGGCTACCAAACAAATGACCGAAACCGTTCCAGCGCTGGTTCAGGTAAGAGCACGCCGAGACCGCTATCGTTTCGCGCACCGTCAGCTCGGGGAAAATACTGGTGAGCTGGAAGGCACGTGCAAGACCACGCGTCGCGAGATCGACCGCACCGACGCCGGCAATATTCGCGCCATCAAAATTCACATGGCCGGTAGTTGGTTGATGCAAGCCGGTCAGGACATTCACCAGGGTGGTTTTGCCGGCACCATTCGGACCGACCACCGAAACGAATTCACCGCGCGAGACAGAAAGATCGACATTGTGCAAGGCGATGAAGTCGCCATAGTGACGCGAGATCTGCGTTGCATGGAGCAATACATCATTGGTACTCATGCTTGCTCTCCTTTCGACTTGAATTTACGAATCGCGCCCATGATGCCGCCCGGCAGTACCACCACCAGAATCGCGAGGATCGCACCGAGGAAGAAGCGCCAGTATTGTGTGAGCGATGACAATTCATCCTGCAGCAGGATAAAGACGAAGGCACCGAGTACCGGACCGAGGAATTCCTGATAGCCACCGAGCACCGCCATGAATACCAGATGACCGGAATGCGTCCAGTAAGCCAGTTCAGGATCGGCCAGGCCGGTATTCACGCCGAGGATCACACCACCGATAGATGCATAGACGGCCGAGACCAC of Janthinobacterium sp. Marseille contains these proteins:
- a CDS encoding MFS transporter gives rise to the protein MPVVVYILGLTIFSLTTSEFMVAGMMPSLTQAFGVSVTQIGYLISFYAIGMVIGGPVLTVGLLKLRVSNKKALLCLLLLYALAQAVAAASNSYDIMAGARFVTGVAAAACFGASLAICGEVVAVGSRARAASIVVGGLMLANVVGVPAATLIDQYWGWRASFWLVVMLVAVCSLLIIFMVPRSHAAAAPSLDAELAEFKKPALWAAYLTSGLIIGAAFAAFSYFAPILTEVTGFGAAAIPWLLALYGVANVIGNMVIGRYADKYTFPILGWGLAGLATALAVFALFAQNQIISVLALIVVGLIGVALNPAMISRILKVAHPGALVHTMHSSVINMGLGLGSWLGGLGIAAGYGLRSPLWLGFALAMAGLLSVLPYLKSVPRRAP
- a CDS encoding ATP-binding cassette domain-containing protein, which translates into the protein MSLALENVNVILAGNPVLRDISMRINPGELVCLVGRNGAGKSTTFRSIMGFQALKSGAIKWKNNAINGMQTHKIVELGLGYTPEGSDVFGDLTVEDNIALPTWTRKSARSAQERIDEAYAVFPKLKQYLHRGGQQLSGGERKMVSIARALALDPELLLLDEAFEGLSPAIIPTISEGLQSILKQGRGVLLAESNFYHLPPFADRLYVIERGEIVFEGTLAQAEADAATMKIIKGT
- a CDS encoding ATP-binding cassette domain-containing protein is translated as MSTNDVLLHATQISRHYGDFIALHNVDLSVSRGEFVSVVGPNGAGKTTLVNVLTGLHQPTTGHVNFDGANIAGVGAVDLATRGLARAFQLTSIFPELTVRETIAVSACSYLNQRWNGFGHLFGSRKINDIVVRTADAFGLSPWLDTKGGSLPHGRRKLLDVASAFALHPKVMLLDEPTAGVSTADKHGVMETLLRAAKHMGIEAIMLVEHDMDLVSRYSTRIVAMQGGKKIADLPRDEFFANEEVVSIVVGKGAH